One part of the Stigmatopora argus isolate UIUO_Sarg chromosome 8, RoL_Sarg_1.0, whole genome shotgun sequence genome encodes these proteins:
- the henmt1 gene encoding small RNA 2'-O-methyltransferase: MNPLFKPSLHTQRHNFVIDFIRKTNPKKVADLGCGECSLLQKLRFHRQIELLVGVDLNVAKLKKRTHRLAPLSTDYLQPPSNQLCLQLYQGSVTQKDDRVRGFDLITCIELIEHLPINDLDQFSKVVFGYMAPQTVIISTPNSEFNPLFPGMLGFRHTDHKFEWTRMEFQSWSQNVCLVFGYMAEFTGVGKAPPGQEDHIGFCTQIGVFHKLETTNRDGQIHGDNAEVNFPYKLIYCVTYPSLCDNNILRKMLISELLYWAANLTKEWQEKWEAEHEDNTPVENDAEGGCKYREISWTKAQELECHPLHRHVSVPLDLLWNCCPKLNEMSGSLTNLIQLITHDPKIKMNSLHSAVVVCIQEQGDEDPNDLMDSWYAEPCHVEEKNWETDG, encoded by the exons ATGAATCCGTTGTTTAAACCTTCTCTTCACACCCAGAGACATAACTTTGTCATCGATTTTATCAGAAAGACTAACCCCAAAAAg GTGGCCGACTTGGGCTGCGGCGAGTGCAGCCTTCTTCAAAAGCTCAGGTTCCACCGTCAAATTGAATTGTTGGTCGGAGTTGACCTCAATGTTGCCAAACTGAAAAAACGGAC GCACAGACTGGCTCCCTTATCTACTGACTATTTGCAGCCACCATCTAATCAACTGTGCCTCCAGCTTTACCAGGGCTCAGTCACACAAAAAGATGATCGCGTCAGAGGATTTGACTTGATCACCTGTATAGAGCT CATAGAGCACCTCCCTATAAATGATTTGGATCAGTTTTCAAAAGTGGTCTTTGGTTACATGGCTCCACAAACAGTGATCATCAGTACCCCAAATTCTGAGTTCAACCCGCTTTTCCCTGGAATGCTTGGTTTCAGACACACTGACCACAAATTTGAGTGGACCAGAATGGAGTTTCAATCATG GTCTCAGAATGTATGTTTAGTGTTTGGCTATATGGCAGAGTTCACTGGTGTGGGAAAAGCTCCTCCGGGTCAAGAGGACCATATTGGCTTCTGCACCCAGATTGGTGTGTTTCACAAGCTGGAGACGACCAACAGAGATGGTCAAATTCATGGTGACAACGCAGAAGTTAATTTTCCATACAAGCTG atCTATTGTGTAACCTATCCCAGCCTTTGTGACAACAACATCTTGCGGAAAATGCTGATTAGTGAGTTGCTGTATTGGGCTGCAAACCTCACAAAAGAATGGCAGGAAAAATGGGAAG CGGAACACGAAGACAACACTCCTGTGGAGAATGATGCCGAAGGAGGATGCAAGTACAGAGAGATTTCTTGGACAAAAGCTCAAGAACTGGAGTGTCACCCATTACACAG GCATGTGTCTGTTCCCTTGGACTTGCTGTGGAATTGCTGCCCTAAGTTAAATGAAATGAGTGGCAGTCTGACAAATTTGATACAGCTTATAACACATgaccccaaaattaaaatgaattcgCTGCACTCTGCTGTAGTTGTCTGCATTCAGGAACAAG GAGATGAGGATCCCAATGATCTAATGGACAGCTGGTACGCAGAGCCCTGCCATGTAGAGGAGAAAAACTGGGAAACAGATGGTTAA